TTCACACCGGTGTTCTCGCCAACGGTCTTGCGCATCAGGGCAACGTCTTCCGGCGTCGCTCCGCCCGTGGAGAACCCTGTTGACGTCTTCACGAAATCGGCTCCCGCTTGCACAGACAGCTTGCTTGCACGCACCTTTTCTTCCTCCGTCAGAAGGCTTGTCTCAATGATGACTTTAACCAGAGCTTTGCCTTTCGCCGCGTCCACTACAGCCTGAATATCGTTCAGTACAAACTCATCGTTACGATCTTTAAGCGCTCCAATGTTGATGACCATATCAACCTCTTTGGCCCCGTTAGCGATAGCGTCCTTCGCTTCAAAAGCTTTTACCGCGGATGTCGCAGCTCCCAGTGGGAAACCGATGACCGTGCATACTTTGACGTTGGTGTCCGCTAGCTGCTCAGCACAGTAGGATACCCAAGTCGGGTTCACACAAACCGAAGCAAATCCGTACTTTTTGGCCTCATCCGTAATTTTCGTAATCTCGGCTTGGGTTGCATCCGCCTTCAAGAGCGTGTGGTCGATCATTCCTGCTATATTCATCTGGTTAAAACACTCCTTAATCTGTTTTTTTTGCAATCTTGTAAAAGCGCTATCATAACGCTTAATCATTTAGACGGGACCATCATATCACAGACCTGAACATATGTAAAATGCATATTGAAAATATGTTCATTCCCATTTATTGCAATGATATATATCATTGTTCGCTGATCGACAATTCATCATTCAGGAATAATCTAACAATTCATTCCTTTTACTATGCTCTATACCCGATCAAGGTAAACATAAACAGAAAAGAAGCCCCTCTTCCTGTATAGAGAGCTAATTTCAACGCATTAAAAAACACCTCATCCAGGCGAGCGCGAAGCTGTATCGGCTTCAAATCTCCCTAAAACGAGGTGTCTATTTCATTATCCACATCAAGTTGAGCATTTCATGATAACAAGGCTTGCGCCGTGAACTGGTCCGTCACCAGAATGTTTGCATATTTACCGACCAGCGCCGCTCGAATGGCATCTACCTTTCGCTGCCCGCCTGCGACGAGAATGGATTTCTCCTTGTGCCGAAGATCATCCAAATCGATGCCCACCGTACGATTGTTAATATTCTCGCTGCACACCCTGCCCTCCGCATCAAAAAAACGAGAGCAAATATCGCCCGCACCGATCTTCTGCAGCAGCTTCTGTTCTTCCTTGCTAAGATAGCCGAGCCTAAACAGAAGTGCGTCCTCATGAACAGTACCGACCGTGAACATGGCGATGTTGGCTTGTTTGCCTAATTGGATAATCCGCTGGATATGCCGGTCTCGCTCCACCATTTCTTTCAGCTCAGTGGTATCAAAGATGACGGGCAGCGGCAAATATCTCGCCATCGTGTGGTACGCCTCAGCAAAAAGATTGACAATCTCGGCGGCGTACGTGTTCACATGCGAGTGGCTGACACCGCCCTTCAACTGCACGACCTCTACGCCCCGAACGGGCTTCTGCTGCAGCTGAAGTGCCACGGCATGCATGGTCGTTCCCCAGGTCACGCCGATAATATCAGCATCCTGAACCGTTTCGTGAAGGTAATCGGCTGCCCTTTTGCTGATATGCTTCTGAATTTCGCGGTATTCATTGATGGGGGAATAACTCACCAGCACCTGTTCCAGTTCGTACTTCTTCTTCACTCCTTCGCCCAAAGCGTCCAGGTCCTCGAGAGGGTCCACAATGCTGATCTGCACATAGCCCTGCTCCTTGGCGTGCTGAAGCAGCCTGGAGACCGTAGGACGTGAAACGCCGAGTCTTGTCGCGATATCCTGCTGGCTGTAATCCGACATATAGTACAATCTTGCCGCCTCAATGCTTAGGCGCTGTTTATCCTGATCCATGATCCAACCCACTTTTATTTATGTCGTAACCGAATTGGGTACATTATAACGTGATCTGACACAAAATTCGATAGCGAGTTGGAGCTGGCATATATCTTGAACTAAGGTTACCCCAGTCTGATCAAAACCGCAGATTTATCGTCAGACAATTTAAATCGTGGATAGGTAATACATTCCGGAT
Above is a window of Paenibacillus sp. FSL K6-1330 DNA encoding:
- the deoC gene encoding deoxyribose-phosphate aldolase, producing MNIAGMIDHTLLKADATQAEITKITDEAKKYGFASVCVNPTWVSYCAEQLADTNVKVCTVIGFPLGAATSAVKAFEAKDAIANGAKEVDMVINIGALKDRNDEFVLNDIQAVVDAAKGKALVKVIIETSLLTEEEKVRASKLSVQAGADFVKTSTGFSTGGATPEDVALMRKTVGENTGVKASGGVRSKEDMDRMIEAGATRIGASCGVKIMEGGQSSSSY
- a CDS encoding sugar-binding transcriptional regulator; its protein translation is MDQDKQRLSIEAARLYYMSDYSQQDIATRLGVSRPTVSRLLQHAKEQGYVQISIVDPLEDLDALGEGVKKKYELEQVLVSYSPINEYREIQKHISKRAADYLHETVQDADIIGVTWGTTMHAVALQLQQKPVRGVEVVQLKGGVSHSHVNTYAAEIVNLFAEAYHTMARYLPLPVIFDTTELKEMVERDRHIQRIIQLGKQANIAMFTVGTVHEDALLFRLGYLSKEEQKLLQKIGAGDICSRFFDAEGRVCSENINNRTVGIDLDDLRHKEKSILVAGGQRKVDAIRAALVGKYANILVTDQFTAQALLS